The following are encoded in a window of Haliotis asinina isolate JCU_RB_2024 chromosome 14, JCU_Hal_asi_v2, whole genome shotgun sequence genomic DNA:
- the LOC137261957 gene encoding uncharacterized protein has translation MASSSKNLKSCKEHAEVIRAKLIKEDWHSDCNKALNMFLSVCSELGVPIASGKTVKPCTQLTFLGIEVNRVQQVSLLPQDKTRAGVKLLCEFQQQRKVQLKDMQSLIGMLNFICRVIPMGRPFSRRLWDDNTRIQMYTDSAGGMGRGFGLYLSGRWAAGKWPVDWHRNGYTNDITLLEFFPIWLVVMIWGDHLRNSKVIFHSDNKAVVTILNKLSSSSPRVMVLVRSFTLQCLKLNLWIKGMYIPVKTNIITDCLSRSKFQQFHKLAPQADLEATRIPVSIWQHLKQKLSVC, from the exons ATGGCCTCAAGCTCTAAAAATCTTAAATCTTGTAAGGAGCATGCTGAGGTAATCAGGGCAAAATTGATAAAGGAG GACTGGCACAGTGACTGTAACAAAGCTTTGAATATGTTTCTCTCTGTCTGTAGTGAGCTAGGTGTCCCTATAGCAAGTGGGAAAACAGTCAAACCATGCACACAGTTAACATTCTTGGGAATAGAAGTAAACAGAGTACAACAAGTGTCACTTTTACCTCAAGATAAGACTAGAGCTGGTGTTAAGCTTCTTTGTGAGTTTCAGCAACAGCGGAAAGTACAGCTCAAAGACATGCAGTCTCTGATTGGAATGTTGAACTTCATTTGTCGTGTGATACCAATGGGTAGACCATTCTCAAGGAG GCTATGGGATGACAACACTAGAATTCAGATGTACACAGACAGTGCAGGTGGTATGGGACGAGGGTTTGGCTTGTATCTCAGTGGCAGGTGGGCTGCTGGTAAATGGCCTGTAGATTGGCACAGAAATGGCTACACAAACGACATCACCTTGTTGGAATTCTTTCCCATCTGGTTAGTAGTGATGATATGGGGGGACCATCTCAGAAACTCCAAAGTTATTTTTCACTCTGATAACAAGGCAGTTGTAACAATTCTCAACAAGTTATCATCCAGCTCCCCAAGGGTCATGGTGTTGGTAAGAAGCTTTACTCTGCAATGTCTCAAGCTGAACCTGTGGATAAAAGGGATGTACATCCCAGTAAAAACTAACATCATCACTGACTGTTTATCTCGTTCTAAATTTCAGCAGTTTCACAAACTGGCTCCACAGGCAGACCTGGAGGCAACCAGAATACCAGTGTCAATATGGCAGCATTTGAAGCAGAAGCTTTCCGTCTGCTAG